A genomic segment from Camarhynchus parvulus chromosome 7, STF_HiC, whole genome shotgun sequence encodes:
- the CPO gene encoding carboxypeptidase O has translation MWLSLGIIFSLGTLIPGKFSLKLQHDRDQVLHIVPETIQQVQHLQLLCSTFMLDLWKPLLPEDIRAGEDLHIRVPAPLVQEVKDSLAQHMISYRVLIPDVQKLVDQSMPREKSSHRQVSGGYIYTEYHPMEEIYQWMTQIQKNNSELVTQHILGKTFENRTMYYLQISQPSNKTKKIIWMDCGIHAREWISPAFCQWFVKEILQNYKTDPKISRFLENLDFYVLPVLNIDGYIYSWEKDRLWRKSRSPYENGTCYGTDLNRNFNSSWGSVGVSFNCSSDVFCGLGPESEPETRAVAQFIKNKKSDILCYLTIHSYGQLILTPYGSTTKPPSNNEELMQVAKEAAAALKGKYGTSYRVGSTALILYSNSGSSRDWAHTIGIPLSYTFELRDTGTHGFVLPADQIQPTCEETMLAVTTIIDYVDKKYFTNGDVVLTSSSLGLSLCLSIVVLTWSAS, from the exons ATGTGGCTTTCTCTTGGGATCATCTTTTCTCTGGGGACACTAATTCCTGGAAAATTCAGCCTGAAATTGCAACATGACAG GGATCAGGTTTTGCATATTGTACCAGAAACAATTCAGCAAGTCCAGCATCTTCAACTTCTTTGCAGTACTTTCATG CTGGACTTGTGGAAACCCCTGCTGCCTGAAGACATCAGGGCTGGGGAAGACCTGCACATAAGGGTCCCAGCCCCTCTGGTGCAGGAGGTGAAAGACAGCTTAGCTCAGCACATGATCTCTTACAG AGTCCTAATACCTGATGTGCAGAAACTTGTGGATCAGAGTATGCCAAGGGAGAAGAGCAGCCACAGACAGGTCTCAGGAGGTTATATCTACACTGAATACCATCCAATGGAGGAG ATTTATCAATGGATGACTCAGATCCAGAAGAACAACAGTGAGCTGGTGACTCAGCACATCCTGGGGAAGACATTTGAGAATCGAACAATGTATTACCTACAG ATCAGCCAACCatcaaataaaaccaaaaagataATTTGGATGGACTGTGGGATTCATGCCAGAGAATGGATCTCTCCAGCCTTCTGTCAGTGGTTTGTGAAAGAA attctTCAAAATTACAAAACTGACCCAAAGATAAGCAGATTTCTGGAGAATTTGGACTTCTATGTCTTGCCAGTCCTCAATATTGATGGCTACATCTATTCCTGGGAAAAA GATCGTTTGTGGAGGAAAAGCCGTTCTCCATATGAGAATGGCACCTGCTATGGCACAGATCTGAACCGAAACTTCAATTCATCCTGGGGCA GTGTTGGTGTATCCTTTAACTGCAGCAGTGATGTCTTCTGTGGATTGGGACCAGAATCAGAGCCTGAGACAAGAGCTGTGGCTCAGTTTATCAAAAACAAGAAGAGTGACATTTTGTGCTATTTAACAATTCACTCCTATGGACAGCTCATCCTCACCCCATATGGCTCCACAACTAAACCTCCAAGTAACAATGAAGAACTG ATGCAAGTTGCaaaggaagcagctgctgcattgAAAGGAAAGTATGGGACCAGCTACAGAGTAGGATCAACTGCTTTAATTTTAT aCAGTAACTCAGGCTCCTCTCGGGACTGGGCGCACACGATTGGCATTCCGCTCTCCTACACATTTGAACTGCGAGACACGGGCACTCATGGATTTGTTCTCCCTGCTGACCAAATCCAGCCCACGTGTGAGGAGACTATGCTGGCTGTGACAACGATCATAGACTATGTTGATAAAAAGTACTTCACAAATGGAGATGTGGTGCTGACCTCCAGCAGCTTGGGCCTGAGCCTTTGTCTGAGTATTGTAGTACTTACATGGTCTGCTTCTTAA